A single region of the Desulfobaccales bacterium genome encodes:
- a CDS encoding ATP-binding protein produces MWRKNKVGSKLLGVTLLSLLVALVGLLLVMQYLATRQILEWHRQRVELVGRLVLAEYREKLQRVEQAANLLADNPTYGELLATGNAEALRRLVTPMMIATGLHILTITDYQGVIQVRVHDPEGMGVNISGNPLVRAGLQGKEASRMTQWKDSIALSASSPIRYDNKVVGVILTGLLIDKGFVESLTRPGAEVAIFFGNRLVVNSFKDLSESALNQLQRHRDLAIKGQGLEQAQRLQLGNEDYTITYLPLEEVDQPWESLIVVGVSRRELEPTLMTLKLIIFGVGGAAAVIGGLLSFWLSSGMRRQIAHLSEGTRKATLEELAGDIPVTSHDELGELAESFNAMIRALGEKTRLLQEERDRVAANADFLSMIVHDIKAPLTGVRLTIEALEDETLPPEIHHKLQGIIERSEGLLLHLHNVLDLSRFESGRLALRPEPVPPGFIIQRLLHHFGALAQHQGVNLVAPPPPNLPAIMVDEPSLDRVLANLLVNALAATPRGGKIQVQALPAHDHGEVELVVADTGCGLSLEEQEHLFEKYRLSRHKNNGSGLGLYICKTLVEANQGRIWLESTPGHGAAFHLSFPAAQEDLESAGSEEEARVASKISSPDLH; encoded by the coding sequence ATGTGGAGAAAGAACAAGGTCGGTAGCAAGCTCTTAGGGGTCACCCTGTTGTCCCTGCTGGTGGCTTTGGTGGGTCTGCTCCTGGTGATGCAATACTTGGCCACCCGGCAAATCCTGGAATGGCACCGTCAACGGGTGGAGTTGGTGGGTCGCCTTGTACTGGCGGAATACCGAGAGAAACTCCAACGGGTTGAGCAGGCAGCCAATCTCCTGGCCGACAACCCCACATACGGGGAGCTACTGGCTACCGGCAATGCAGAGGCCTTGCGGCGCTTGGTAACTCCCATGATGATTGCCACCGGGCTCCACATCCTCACTATTACTGACTATCAGGGGGTCATCCAGGTGCGGGTCCACGACCCCGAGGGTATGGGTGTCAATATTTCCGGCAATCCCTTGGTGCGTGCCGGTCTTCAAGGTAAAGAAGCCTCTCGCATGACCCAGTGGAAAGATTCCATTGCCTTGAGCGCCTCGTCCCCCATTCGCTACGACAACAAGGTAGTGGGGGTGATTCTTACCGGCCTCCTCATTGACAAGGGTTTCGTGGAGTCTCTGACGCGCCCCGGGGCCGAGGTGGCCATCTTCTTCGGTAATCGCCTGGTGGTCAATTCCTTTAAAGACCTGTCCGAGAGCGCCCTAAATCAGCTCCAGCGCCACCGCGACCTGGCAATCAAGGGGCAAGGGCTGGAACAGGCCCAGCGGCTCCAACTGGGGAATGAGGACTATACCATCACTTATCTCCCCTTGGAAGAAGTCGATCAACCCTGGGAAAGCCTGATCGTGGTGGGGGTCAGCCGGCGAGAGCTGGAACCGACGCTCATGACCCTGAAGCTGATCATCTTCGGGGTGGGAGGGGCTGCGGCTGTGATCGGGGGGCTTCTCAGTTTCTGGCTGTCCTCCGGGATGCGCCGCCAGATAGCCCATTTATCCGAAGGCACTCGGAAAGCTACACTGGAGGAACTGGCTGGAGATATCCCGGTGACCAGTCACGATGAGTTGGGGGAACTGGCCGAATCCTTCAATGCCATGATCCGGGCCCTGGGGGAAAAGACCCGGCTCCTCCAGGAAGAGCGGGATCGCGTTGCCGCCAATGCCGATTTTCTCTCCATGATCGTCCACGACATCAAGGCTCCCCTGACCGGGGTGCGCCTCACTATCGAGGCCCTGGAGGACGAAACTCTGCCTCCTGAGATTCATCACAAGTTGCAAGGCATCATAGAACGGAGCGAAGGCCTCCTCCTGCACCTCCACAATGTTTTGGACTTAAGCCGGTTTGAATCCGGGCGCCTGGCCTTAAGACCCGAGCCGGTTCCTCCTGGCTTTATCATCCAGCGTCTGCTCCATCACTTCGGGGCGCTGGCCCAGCACCAGGGGGTGAATCTAGTGGCCCCGCCGCCACCGAACCTGCCCGCCATCATGGTTGATGAGCCTTCCCTGGATCGCGTCTTGGCCAATCTTTTGGTCAACGCCCTGGCCGCGACGCCCCGAGGCGGCAAAATCCAGGTGCAAGCTCTCCCTGCCCATGACCACGGGGAAGTTGAACTTGTCGTGGCGGATACGGGCTGTGGCCTGAGCCTTGAGGAACAGGAGCACCTGTTCGAAAAATACCGCCTTTCCCGTCACAAGAATAACGGCTCAGGGTTAGGGCTCTATATCTGCAAGACTCTAGTCGAGGCCAACCAGGGGCGTATCTGGTTGGAGAGCACTCCCGGTCACGGCGCGGCTTTTCACCTGTCTTTTCCCGCTGCCCAGGAAGACTTAGAATCGGCAGGCTCAGAGGAAGAGGCGCGGGTGGCCTCGAAAATCTCCAGCCCTGACTTGCATTAA
- a CDS encoding response regulator, whose product MDPSPWILVIDDERWIREALVSILGRAGYQVTTRDGFDQELEAGHFPQRYEVAVLDYHLPHLNGLEVARRLKQFQPDCRIVMISSELPHLPELAGLEGVVDRFLAKPFSKDTILEVIAQLCPSPVT is encoded by the coding sequence GTGGACCCGAGCCCCTGGATTTTAGTGATCGATGATGAGCGCTGGATCCGGGAAGCCCTGGTGTCAATCCTGGGTCGCGCCGGTTACCAGGTCACGACCCGGGACGGGTTTGACCAGGAACTGGAAGCCGGTCACTTCCCTCAGCGCTATGAGGTGGCCGTGTTGGATTATCACCTGCCCCACCTCAACGGCCTGGAGGTAGCCAGGCGCCTGAAACAGTTCCAACCGGATTGCCGCATCGTCATGATTTCTTCCGAATTACCCCACCTACCGGAACTTGCCGGCCTGGAAGGCGTGGTGGACCGGTTTCTGGCCAAACCCTTTTCCAAGGACACCATTTTAGAGGTAATCGCCCAGCTTTGTCCCTCCCCGGTGACGTAA
- the tilS gene encoding tRNA lysidine(34) synthetase TilS, which translates to MAGDLPEAVLGYARREHLFTSNDRVLVAVSGGPDSVALVHLLIRLRPVLSLELGMAHYDHGLRGEDSRRDADFVAHLAQRLGLPCHMGRGQVKEAARRDKVSIQMAARKLRRQFFQDTRNVHAYTRLALGHTADDQVELFWLRLLRGAGLEGLKGMEPTTPEGLVRPLLAIGKAVLLAWLEQENLAYRVDASNLSRAYLRNRVRLDLLPHLTQFYNPRLAQTIWRTQTLLREDEFLLRQDTVAAWNRIARRLAEDCFALDLERFLALEGPLQRRVLRFGVGKIGANLTLTAAQVGSLLALAKSERSGGLISLGENVQVARAAAALHILRGLPEPSREVTLLPDRAGEVESPEGWRWRLTRRPSQPGDAWPSPEVAWFNPARVSLPLKVRGWRAGDRFWPQGAPGPKKLQDFLVDAKIPRWLRPHLPLVTSAQEIIWVAGLRLAEPVKLLSTSRDMLEIAVTPTTPDTTRISEILRQIRN; encoded by the coding sequence TTGGCCGGAGATCTTCCCGAGGCGGTGCTTGGCTATGCCCGGCGGGAGCACCTGTTCACCTCCAACGACCGGGTCCTGGTGGCGGTATCCGGCGGCCCGGATTCGGTAGCCCTGGTCCATCTTCTGATACGGCTACGCCCGGTGCTGAGTCTGGAGCTGGGCATGGCCCACTATGACCACGGCCTTAGGGGAGAAGACTCCCGGCGTGACGCGGACTTTGTGGCCCACCTGGCCCAGCGCCTGGGCCTACCTTGCCATATGGGGCGTGGACAGGTGAAAGAGGCGGCTCGTAGGGACAAGGTTTCAATCCAGATGGCGGCCCGGAAGCTGCGGCGCCAATTTTTCCAGGACACCCGTAACGTTCACGCTTACACCAGGCTGGCCTTGGGCCACACCGCGGACGATCAGGTGGAACTCTTCTGGCTGCGCCTGCTGCGGGGCGCAGGGCTGGAAGGTCTGAAAGGCATGGAGCCAACCACCCCCGAAGGCCTGGTGCGGCCTTTGCTGGCCATAGGTAAGGCGGTCCTGTTGGCCTGGCTGGAGCAGGAAAACCTTGCTTACCGCGTTGATGCCAGTAACCTGAGCCGGGCCTACTTGCGGAACCGGGTGCGCCTGGACCTCTTGCCTCACCTCACCCAATTCTACAACCCCCGTCTGGCCCAAACCATCTGGCGGACCCAGACTCTGCTCCGAGAAGATGAGTTCCTCTTGCGCCAAGATACGGTCGCGGCCTGGAACCGCATTGCCCGGAGATTGGCCGAGGACTGTTTTGCCTTGGATCTCGAACGGTTTTTAGCCCTGGAGGGGCCCTTGCAGCGCCGGGTGCTCAGGTTCGGGGTGGGTAAAATCGGGGCGAATCTCACTCTCACCGCCGCTCAAGTTGGCTCTCTGTTGGCCTTGGCCAAAAGTGAGCGAAGCGGCGGGCTGATCTCGCTGGGGGAAAACGTCCAGGTTGCCCGAGCCGCGGCAGCCTTGCATATTTTAAGAGGCCTGCCCGAACCGTCTCGAGAGGTCACCCTGCTGCCAGACAGAGCGGGGGAGGTGGAGTCCCCCGAGGGCTGGCGCTGGAGGTTGACCCGCCGCCCCAGTCAGCCCGGGGACGCCTGGCCGTCCCCAGAGGTGGCCTGGTTCAACCCGGCTCGGGTCTCCCTGCCCCTTAAGGTGCGAGGTTGGCGCGCCGGAGACCGCTTTTGGCCCCAGGGCGCCCCGGGTCCCAAAAAACTCCAAGATTTCCTGGTGGATGCGAAAATTCCCCGTTGGCTCAGACCCCATCTCCCCCTGGTGACCAGCGCTCAGGAGATTATCTGGGTCGCGGGCCTGCGTCTGGCCGAGCCGGTGAAACTCCTTTCAACCAGCCGGGATATGCTGGAAATTGCCGTGACACCCACCACTCCTGACACCACCCGTATCTCCGAGATTCTGCGTCAGATAAGGAATTGA
- a CDS encoding radical SAM protein, translated as MSQSGPPLLLINPWIYDFAAYDYFAQPLGLLYLAGLLEARGYAVHFLDCLGAPHAKPGPFGTGRYPKEILPPPPALQGIARRYGRYGISEAAFRARLAQIPKPAAILVTSLMTYWYPGVAAAIRLAREHFPDVPVVLGGIYATLCPEHARQHSGADRVVAGPGEAAVFTLLEEITAWPSPGPTPAKRDALDSLPYPALQLLNHPSYIPILTSRGCPLECSYCASRLLQPAYRRRQPLAVAEELIYWQERLGLSDAAFYDDALLVAAEEHLLVILEELARLSRSFQFHTPNGLHARLITREVARWLKRANFVTLRLGAETTALGPARLDQKLAKGELETALALLREAGFSRESIGVYLLIGLPDQEEAEVVASINEVKALGATPVLALYSPIPGTALWSRAQATSRYDLNADPIFHNNSLFPCWPQFSWERYSRLKRLAAW; from the coding sequence TTGTCTCAGTCCGGTCCCCCGCTCCTGTTGATCAACCCCTGGATCTACGATTTCGCGGCTTATGATTATTTCGCCCAGCCGTTGGGGCTGCTCTATCTGGCGGGGCTTTTGGAGGCGCGGGGCTACGCGGTACATTTCCTGGATTGCCTGGGCGCGCCGCACGCCAAGCCTGGACCTTTCGGCACCGGCCGCTACCCTAAGGAAATCCTGCCGCCGCCTCCGGCCTTGCAAGGCATCGCCCGGCGGTACGGGCGCTATGGCATCAGTGAGGCGGCATTCCGGGCGCGCCTGGCTCAGATTCCCAAACCCGCGGCCATCCTGGTGACCTCCCTGATGACCTATTGGTATCCGGGAGTGGCCGCGGCCATTCGGTTGGCCCGAGAACACTTCCCCGATGTCCCTGTTGTATTGGGAGGAATCTACGCCACTTTGTGTCCGGAGCATGCCCGCCAGCACAGCGGCGCCGACCGAGTGGTCGCTGGACCGGGGGAGGCGGCTGTTTTCACTCTCCTTGAGGAAATCACCGCTTGGCCCAGCCCAGGGCCAACCCCTGCAAAAAGGGATGCGCTGGACTCTCTTCCCTATCCGGCCTTGCAGCTCCTTAATCATCCGTCCTATATCCCTATCCTCACCTCCCGGGGCTGCCCCCTGGAATGCTCGTACTGCGCCTCGCGCCTGCTTCAACCTGCTTACCGGCGGAGGCAGCCTCTGGCAGTGGCCGAAGAGTTGATCTACTGGCAGGAGCGCTTGGGGCTCAGCGATGCGGCGTTTTATGACGATGCCCTGCTGGTGGCGGCGGAAGAGCATCTGCTGGTGATTCTGGAAGAACTGGCACGCCTAAGCCGCAGCTTTCAGTTCCATACCCCCAACGGCCTCCACGCCCGGCTCATCACGCGGGAAGTGGCCCGTTGGCTCAAACGGGCCAATTTTGTCACCCTGCGCCTGGGAGCGGAAACCACCGCGCTGGGGCCGGCCCGCCTGGACCAGAAACTTGCGAAAGGTGAACTGGAAACCGCCCTGGCCCTCTTGCGAGAGGCCGGATTTTCCCGGGAATCGATCGGGGTCTACCTCCTCATCGGCCTGCCGGATCAGGAGGAAGCCGAAGTTGTGGCTTCCATCAATGAGGTCAAAGCCTTGGGGGCCACCCCGGTGCTGGCCTTGTACTCCCCCATTCCCGGCACCGCCCTGTGGAGCCGGGCCCAGGCCACCTCCCGCTACGACCTGAACGCTGACCCCATCTTCCATAATAACTCTTTGTTTCCCTGCTGGCCGCAGTTCTCCTGGGAGCGCTATTCCCGGCTCAAACGTCTGGCCGCCTGGTAA